A single window of Nitrospiraceae bacterium DNA harbors:
- a CDS encoding YtxH domain-containing protein, with the protein MKQYDRDATPGKMVGVFITGIVIGTVATFLLCPQSGRESRGQIRDYVRRKGEDLSDFQDRTVETYQDIVSGTRRELKDIQEGIKEAVHAGMEEFRKELNDIRSKV; encoded by the coding sequence ATGAAACAGTACGACAGAGATGCCACTCCAGGAAAAATGGTCGGCGTGTTCATCACGGGGATAGTCATTGGAACTGTGGCAACGTTTTTGCTTTGCCCGCAATCCGGGCGGGAATCACGTGGTCAAATTCGTGATTATGTCCGCCGAAAAGGGGAAGATTTGAGCGATTTCCAGGATAGAACCGTTGAGACGTACCAGGACATAGTATCCGGGACTCGAAGGGAGTTGAAAGATATTCAAGAGGGGATTAAAGAAGCAGTACATGCTGGAATGGAAGAATTTCGTAAGGAGTTGAACGACATCAGAAGCAAGGTATAG
- a CDS encoding BON domain-containing protein — translation MCLLLIAAMMKHTNGQILSVPAVGFDEAISPGANDPLSADETSLLSDEEIQYRIQQRLEVSPYENGEITVHVGNGETVLSGYVEDQDALLDLVKIAYDAGATNIDNQLRINNQDPPWRKMTDRELKEAVEEELYWSPFVNSVPIRVEAQNGIVTLSGRVENRGEIVDAVENAYEAGAKNVRIRLWIDPTLD, via the coding sequence ATGTGTTTATTACTCATCGCAGCCATGATGAAACATACCAATGGCCAGATCCTGTCTGTCCCTGCAGTAGGATTTGACGAAGCCATTTCTCCTGGTGCAAATGATCCGCTATCCGCCGACGAGACCTCTTTGCTATCAGACGAAGAGATACAATATCGAATTCAACAGCGTTTGGAAGTCAGTCCATATGAGAATGGTGAGATCACGGTTCACGTGGGAAATGGCGAAACGGTTCTCTCAGGATATGTCGAGGATCAGGATGCCTTGCTGGATCTGGTTAAAATCGCCTATGACGCCGGAGCCACAAATATCGACAATCAACTCCGCATCAATAATCAAGACCCTCCATGGAGAAAAATGACCGATCGGGAATTGAAAGAAGCGGTCGAAGAGGAGTTGTATTGGAGCCCGTTTGTGAATTCGGTTCCCATTCGTGTTGAGGCTCAAAACGGGATCGTCACTCTCTCTGGAAGAGTCGAAAATCGAGGGGAAATTGTGGATGCGGTGGAAAACGCCTACGAAGCCGGAGCGAAAAATGTCCGCATCCGTTTATGGATTGATCCCACATTAGATTAG
- a CDS encoding cytochrome B6 produces the protein MGLVLMAGSGLGMALAADQDGTKHVKAVPSPKELVPDIGPPAVVNDWQRPYPQYQPVGKGDIEEAPDAKPGTPNPRSIHTLGGRTPISFVFDLSPKDPLEKVIEREGQQRTTIKTQQQQLLEERYDLSPRFVEGVTMTRGKPIPKGPTARLPKDLTFEQLAKMPPEEIKAKDFFPYLPLPHPLHSTGGMVFPSMMTGIHPERERFDVLHDVPDHFLPEFPPPLFLTSRPDLGDVSQGQEITNENFYTLFDGILSPVQFDGVRLLVEKIPQQQFNATDDRKTISPSRGVACFDCHVNGHTNGAIHLNPDNRPQFSRFRIETPSLRGVNIQNVFGSKRALSSVEDFSEFENRSAYFDHDLATAEKKGRRDMTRTEVMKMAQFQKLVDFPPAPKLDLFGRLDSQKASEEELRGETLFFGKAKCVTCHTAPYFTDNLMHDLRVERFYHGRAEGSIKTFPLRGIKDSPPYLHDGRLLTLEDTVEFFALVTGVQLTKEEKADLSAYLRTL, from the coding sequence ATGGGATTGGTATTGATGGCCGGCAGCGGTTTGGGGATGGCATTAGCTGCGGATCAGGACGGTACCAAACACGTAAAGGCGGTGCCGAGCCCGAAAGAGTTGGTTCCGGACATTGGTCCCCCGGCCGTGGTTAATGACTGGCAGCGTCCTTACCCCCAGTATCAACCCGTCGGAAAAGGCGACATCGAAGAGGCTCCCGACGCTAAGCCAGGAACTCCCAATCCTCGGAGTATTCATACCTTAGGCGGGCGGACCCCTATTTCATTTGTTTTTGATCTGAGTCCAAAAGATCCACTTGAGAAGGTGATTGAGCGAGAAGGCCAGCAACGAACAACGATTAAAACACAACAGCAACAATTGCTCGAGGAGCGGTATGATTTGTCCCCTCGATTTGTTGAAGGGGTGACGATGACTCGAGGGAAGCCCATTCCTAAAGGGCCTACCGCCCGATTACCGAAGGACCTCACATTTGAACAGCTCGCCAAAATGCCTCCGGAAGAGATTAAGGCCAAGGATTTCTTCCCTTATCTGCCGTTGCCGCATCCGCTTCATTCAACCGGCGGCATGGTGTTTCCGTCCATGATGACAGGCATTCATCCTGAGCGTGAACGGTTTGACGTCCTTCATGATGTGCCGGATCATTTTTTGCCAGAATTTCCACCTCCTCTGTTTTTAACAAGCCGGCCGGATTTAGGAGATGTCTCGCAAGGTCAGGAAATCACCAATGAAAATTTTTACACGTTGTTCGATGGCATTCTCTCGCCGGTGCAATTTGACGGAGTTCGATTATTGGTTGAAAAAATCCCTCAACAGCAATTTAATGCGACTGACGACCGGAAAACGATTTCGCCCAGCCGGGGGGTTGCCTGTTTTGATTGCCATGTGAACGGGCATACCAATGGCGCCATTCATTTGAATCCGGATAACCGGCCTCAATTCTCACGGTTTCGCATCGAAACGCCTTCCTTACGGGGCGTCAATATTCAGAATGTCTTTGGATCCAAGCGAGCCCTGTCTTCTGTTGAGGATTTTTCTGAATTTGAAAACCGGTCTGCCTATTTCGATCATGATCTGGCGACAGCCGAAAAAAAGGGTCGTCGTGATATGACCCGAACCGAAGTCATGAAAATGGCCCAGTTCCAGAAGCTGGTCGATTTTCCTCCTGCGCCGAAATTAGATCTCTTCGGCCGATTGGATTCTCAGAAAGCCAGCGAAGAAGAATTGCGAGGTGAAACGCTCTTTTTTGGGAAAGCTAAATGTGTGACCTGCCATACCGCTCCGTATTTTACTGATAATCTGATGCATGACTTGCGGGTGGAACGGTTTTACCATGGCCGGGCAGAGGGATCTATCAAAACATTCCCCCTTCGGGGAATAAAAGATTCCCCTCCCTATCTGCATGACGGGCGCCTCTTGACCCTTGAAGATACGGTAGAGTTTTTTGCCTTAGTCACTGGAGTCCAGTTGACAAAGGAAGAAAAAGCGGACCTTTCCGCATACCTTCGAACCTTGTGA
- a CDS encoding DUF3309 domain-containing protein codes for MSTIVLVILILLLVGALPVWPYSSSWGPYPSSGLGLVLVIVLILALTGRL; via the coding sequence ATGTCTACGATTGTCTTAGTCATTCTGATTCTTCTACTAGTGGGGGCCCTGCCGGTCTGGCCCTACAGTTCCTCCTGGGGCCCATACCCCAGTAGCGGGCTGGGATTGGTGCTGGTGATCGTGCTGATTCTGGCATTGACAGGAAGATTGTAA
- a CDS encoding CBS domain-containing protein → MIRVGKLMKQDLASVNCGDLVSLAATLMRIRGIGSVFVKQDGHIVGIVTESDIVRKVVSTHRSPDRTTVETIMTAPVISIDQDAPIFEAADVMDRSGIRHLAVTNQLDIVGIVSVRDLLHPVAIDEF, encoded by the coding sequence ATGATTCGAGTGGGAAAACTCATGAAACAGGATCTCGCATCAGTAAATTGCGGAGACCTCGTGTCTCTTGCAGCGACCTTAATGCGGATTCGCGGCATCGGTAGTGTGTTCGTTAAACAAGACGGACATATTGTGGGCATCGTTACCGAATCCGACATTGTTCGAAAAGTGGTCTCGACCCACCGGTCGCCTGACCGGACCACGGTTGAAACCATTATGACGGCTCCCGTCATCAGCATTGACCAAGACGCGCCGATATTTGAAGCGGCGGATGTGATGGATCGTTCCGGCATCCGCCATCTGGCCGTCACCAACCAACTTGACATTGTCGGGATCGTGTCGGTACGCGACCTCCTACACCCAGTGGCCATCGATGAATTCTAA
- a CDS encoding response regulator transcription factor, giving the protein MNTIKRARLFLVDDHILVLESCKKLLEPHHDIVGEAHSANDLVGQIRQTKPDILLMDISMPDQNGYEAARILKTICPSVKIIFVSMHLEPTFIMEAFRSGGEGYVPKQTAGNELLTAIQHVQEKQRYLSPLIPEEVQNAVFAQMDGMPGTELSGKLTPRQQEVLRLVAQGFSAKDIANVLTISQSTVAFHKMQIVQALGLHSKADLTKFAVKLGISPLE; this is encoded by the coding sequence ATGAATACTATCAAGCGCGCACGATTATTCCTTGTTGACGATCATATTCTTGTTTTGGAGAGTTGCAAAAAACTGCTAGAACCCCATCATGACATCGTTGGGGAAGCCCATAGTGCAAACGATTTGGTCGGTCAAATCCGGCAAACCAAGCCCGATATTCTCCTGATGGACATCTCAATGCCGGATCAAAACGGGTACGAAGCCGCTCGAATCTTAAAAACGATATGCCCATCCGTAAAAATAATTTTTGTTTCTATGCATTTAGAGCCGACTTTCATTATGGAGGCGTTTCGTAGCGGCGGAGAAGGGTATGTCCCGAAGCAAACCGCAGGAAACGAATTATTAACAGCGATTCAACACGTTCAGGAAAAACAGAGATACCTCTCTCCCCTCATTCCGGAGGAGGTACAGAATGCGGTTTTTGCCCAAATGGATGGTATGCCGGGCACAGAACTTTCCGGAAAATTAACTCCCAGGCAACAGGAGGTGTTAAGGCTTGTGGCTCAAGGATTCTCTGCGAAAGACATAGCCAACGTGTTGACGATATCCCAAAGCACGGTTGCGTTCCATAAAATGCAAATTGTGCAGGCCCTGGGTCTTCATTCCAAGGCCGATCTCACGAAATTCGCCGTCAAGTTAGGAATTTCCCCCCTTGAATAG
- a CDS encoding response regulator transcription factor, with protein MSKPRVLLAEDHVLVSEGLTKLLETDFTLVGTVVDGHALVQAVKKHTPDIAIIDISLPLLNGLEAARQIKKCEPQTKLIFLTMHSEEHFVHEAFKAGGVGYILKQSATAELVFAIKEVYQGRTYVSPSIAQGLVSQALNPSSNSKKASETETPALTQRQVEILQLVAEGKSNKEIAVILNLAVKTVEFHKTRVMQVLGLKTASELTKYAIANGIISL; from the coding sequence ATGAGCAAACCTCGGGTACTCCTAGCTGAGGATCACGTCCTAGTTAGTGAAGGGCTGACCAAACTGCTGGAAACGGATTTCACATTGGTGGGAACTGTTGTAGACGGTCATGCATTAGTTCAAGCCGTCAAGAAACATACACCGGACATTGCGATCATTGATATTTCATTGCCGCTATTGAATGGGTTGGAAGCTGCCAGACAAATAAAAAAATGTGAACCCCAAACCAAATTAATTTTTCTCACTATGCATTCCGAGGAGCATTTTGTCCATGAGGCCTTCAAGGCCGGTGGTGTGGGGTATATTTTAAAACAATCCGCGACGGCGGAATTAGTATTTGCTATTAAGGAAGTATATCAGGGACGCACCTACGTTTCTCCTTCAATTGCCCAGGGTCTCGTCAGTCAAGCATTGAACCCGTCTTCGAATTCGAAAAAAGCCTCTGAGACGGAAACTCCCGCATTGACTCAACGACAGGTGGAAATCCTTCAATTGGTTGCTGAAGGAAAATCCAATAAAGAAATTGCGGTCATTTTGAATCTGGCCGTCAAGACTGTGGAATTTCACAAAACGCGGGTCATGCAAGTATTGGGACTCAAAACGGCCTCTGAACTCACGAAATATGCCATTGCCAATGGTATTATTTCCCTATAA
- a CDS encoding response regulator, which yields MQNPIEILLIEDNPADIRLTQEAFREARLQNTVHVVQDGVNAMAFIRQTAPFQQAPRPDLILLDLNLPKKDGREVLKEIKSDAHTRTIPVVVLTTSDDEADVLRSYNLHANAYLVKPIDILQFIKMIQSLEDFWLSVVKLPPKVSES from the coding sequence ATGCAGAATCCTATTGAAATTTTACTCATAGAGGATAATCCCGCGGATATCCGGCTTACCCAGGAAGCTTTTCGGGAAGCTCGCCTCCAGAATACTGTTCATGTGGTTCAAGACGGGGTCAACGCCATGGCCTTTATTCGGCAGACAGCACCGTTTCAACAGGCTCCCCGACCGGATCTTATTCTGTTGGATTTAAACCTTCCCAAAAAGGACGGGAGAGAGGTGCTGAAGGAAATCAAATCCGATGCACACACTCGCACAATTCCCGTGGTGGTATTGACAACTTCCGATGACGAAGCAGATGTCTTGCGTAGTTACAATCTTCATGCCAATGCCTATTTGGTTAAACCCATTGATATTTTGCAATTCATCAAAATGATTCAATCACTCGAAGATTTCTGGCTCTCTGTGGTAAAACTCCCTCCAAAAGTGTCAGAGTCATGA
- a CDS encoding TraR/DksA family transcriptional regulator has product MSKMAHEVISEGRNEGLRQMLLEKKNEVQKQIDDLILQRREEQERWRGEPAMDNQDMACRDSSADQLLSLLEIRHRMRVTLDEALTRLREGTYGFCHECGAPVSNARLKALPFAKTCFDCQNVIEELEKVARS; this is encoded by the coding sequence ATGAGTAAGATGGCTCACGAAGTTATTTCTGAAGGTCGTAACGAAGGACTAAGGCAAATGTTGTTAGAGAAGAAAAATGAGGTTCAAAAACAAATTGATGATTTGATTCTCCAGCGTCGTGAAGAACAGGAGCGGTGGCGTGGGGAACCGGCCATGGATAATCAGGATATGGCTTGCCGCGATAGTTCAGCCGATCAACTCCTTTCCTTACTGGAAATCCGTCACCGGATGCGTGTGACCCTTGACGAAGCATTGACTCGCCTTCGGGAAGGAACCTACGGATTTTGTCATGAGTGTGGAGCGCCGGTCAGTAATGCCCGCCTCAAGGCATTACCTTTCGCGAAAACCTGTTTTGATTGTCAAAATGTGATTGAGGAACTTGAAAAGGTCGCACGAAGTTAG
- a CDS encoding superoxide dismutase — protein MKPWKDYPVKDFNLKGLNGISDKTLEMHFKLYEGYVKATNSLTRQIGEFLIDGQVDQEEMPAYSELTRRLGFEYNGMVLHELYFENMTSRASQSPQGQDSLQKAFGGSFGSFEIWKTDFSSVGKMRGVGWAVCNLNPENGRLSNHWISLHEFGNIAGFRPVLVMDVWEHAYLLDFQPSERGEYINHFLSQVNWDVVAKRLEGR, from the coding sequence ATGAAGCCCTGGAAAGATTACCCAGTCAAAGATTTTAATCTCAAGGGATTGAACGGTATTTCAGATAAGACGTTAGAGATGCATTTTAAACTCTATGAAGGCTACGTGAAAGCCACCAATTCCCTCACCAGGCAAATTGGAGAATTTTTGATTGATGGACAGGTAGATCAAGAGGAAATGCCGGCCTATTCTGAACTCACCCGGCGGCTGGGATTTGAATATAATGGCATGGTCCTCCATGAATTGTATTTTGAAAATATGACCTCCCGAGCGTCCCAATCACCCCAAGGTCAGGATTCCCTGCAAAAAGCGTTTGGAGGCAGTTTTGGGAGTTTTGAGATCTGGAAAACCGACTTCTCAAGCGTGGGGAAGATGCGGGGAGTCGGTTGGGCTGTATGCAATCTCAATCCGGAAAACGGCAGGCTCTCAAATCATTGGATCAGCCTTCATGAATTCGGCAATATTGCTGGGTTTCGTCCTGTATTAGTGATGGACGTGTGGGAACATGCGTATTTGTTGGATTTTCAGCCGTCGGAACGGGGCGAATACATTAACCATTTTCTTTCCCAAGTAAATTGGGACGTTGTTGCCAAACGCCTAGAGGGGCGATGA
- a CDS encoding CHAD domain-containing protein: MAFQFARSESFIQGITRIVNEQIDLASEELDRRPIDPITVPHQVRKQCEKIRALIRLAKAGMKNGKTYQQENTRLRDAARMISDIRDAQVMINTYDHLMALQSPEMDRREFGPIRRRFSSRFESLLHERASLEQSFQDIQASLLKSQQHISDALLNNCRKSAMYEGLKTTYAKASRAKTEVFTQPTDEGFHDWRKHVKYHWYHCRLVRDVWDPVFSGRSSELHRLEEYLGEDHDLSVFERWFTESRETSRSSDWSYANLIGVIHQRKQMLRTAVRPLGCRLFVESPKDFSKRICAYWKVWIQETPVNLGRPTCYLGRS; the protein is encoded by the coding sequence ATGGCTTTTCAATTTGCCCGCTCGGAATCGTTCATTCAAGGCATTACGCGAATTGTGAATGAACAAATTGACCTGGCGTCGGAGGAACTGGATCGGCGTCCTATCGATCCGATCACTGTGCCACATCAGGTGCGAAAGCAATGTGAAAAAATCAGAGCACTTATTCGTTTAGCGAAGGCCGGGATGAAAAATGGAAAAACGTATCAACAGGAAAATACACGTTTAAGAGATGCGGCCCGCATGATATCCGACATCCGCGACGCTCAGGTTATGATCAATACCTATGATCATTTGATGGCACTTCAAAGTCCGGAGATGGACCGGCGGGAATTCGGTCCAATCCGTCGACGGTTTTCCTCCCGTTTTGAAAGTTTATTACACGAGAGGGCTTCCCTCGAGCAGTCGTTTCAAGACATTCAAGCCAGTTTGCTAAAAAGTCAACAACATATTTCTGATGCCCTGCTCAATAACTGCCGTAAATCCGCCATGTATGAAGGATTGAAAACAACGTATGCTAAAGCTTCACGGGCGAAGACAGAGGTATTCACTCAGCCGACCGATGAGGGGTTTCATGATTGGCGGAAGCATGTCAAGTATCACTGGTATCATTGCCGTTTGGTAAGGGACGTCTGGGATCCTGTCTTCTCGGGACGATCCTCTGAACTCCATCGTTTGGAGGAGTATCTCGGAGAAGATCATGATTTAAGCGTCTTCGAAAGATGGTTCACGGAATCACGTGAAACCTCCCGTTCTTCAGACTGGTCGTATGCCAACCTCATAGGAGTGATTCATCAACGAAAGCAGATGTTGCGAACGGCTGTCCGCCCATTAGGATGCCGTCTCTTTGTCGAATCCCCGAAGGACTTCAGCAAACGAATCTGTGCGTACTGGAAGGTATGGATCCAGGAAACACCAGTGAATCTAGGCCGGCCAACGTGTTACCTGGGAAGGTCATGA
- a CDS encoding PepSY domain-containing protein: MKNRLIPCLVMTTCILPVSSALALFEDDKAELLKGTQITLVEAVEKALTTVKGKAVDAELENEHGKTVFEVKIVDERETTKEVYVDAHSGEVVKIEKD; the protein is encoded by the coding sequence ATGAAGAATCGTCTAATTCCCTGTCTGGTGATGACCACGTGTATTCTGCCGGTAAGTTCGGCTTTGGCCTTATTTGAAGATGATAAAGCCGAATTATTGAAGGGCACTCAAATCACGCTCGTCGAGGCTGTGGAAAAAGCCCTGACAACGGTGAAGGGCAAAGCCGTGGATGCTGAATTGGAAAATGAACACGGCAAAACCGTATTTGAAGTTAAGATCGTTGATGAACGTGAAACCACCAAAGAAGTCTATGTTGATGCTCATTCAGGAGAAGTCGTGAAGATTGAAAAGGATTAA
- a CDS encoding PAS domain S-box protein: MMTIQERLKASSHAKKLDIILLVAISALIGGIFVLDLFTKTGVAIGMLYVSAIMLTPYLPYAKAPFIVAGVCTGFAIIGVIYSPGVNVVYSGSTIAGNAVTNRLLSLFMIWATALLTYQYRQGMEVRLRLASIVESTPDAIIGQTLTGQVTSWNNGAEQMFGYSPQESIGQYMTFLFPPDRIAEEKDILEKLQSGKQIQNFETIRRRKDGQEIPVSLTISPIIDRWGNAIGASKIARNISQQKELENLLAIQNLTLASHAASLKQSNEDLEQFAYIASHDLQEPLRTIHGFTQLLAERYKEQLDKQGQEFIGFVTDGASRMQTLIQDLLKYSRIQAQEQNPLPVNTGEVLQEILTHLRMTIEDKQASITHDPLPIIQTDRSHFQHLLQNLITNAIKFHGPKPPEIHISAEERSDGWIFSVQDNGIGVGSEYFERIFLPFKRLHTREEYQGTGIGLAICRKIVERRGGRIWVESEAGKGAKFFFTLPKNPEKVHAESY, from the coding sequence ATGATGACGATTCAAGAACGGCTCAAAGCCTCTTCTCACGCAAAAAAATTGGATATCATCCTGCTGGTAGCCATCAGCGCTCTCATTGGGGGAATTTTTGTGTTGGATCTATTCACCAAGACAGGAGTCGCGATCGGCATGTTATATGTGAGTGCTATTATGCTGACTCCCTATTTACCCTATGCAAAAGCTCCATTCATCGTGGCTGGAGTCTGCACGGGCTTTGCCATTATTGGAGTGATCTATTCCCCCGGTGTGAATGTGGTGTATTCGGGGAGCACCATTGCCGGCAATGCCGTGACCAATCGTCTTTTATCGCTTTTTATGATTTGGGCAACCGCCCTCCTAACCTATCAATATCGTCAGGGAATGGAGGTCCGGCTTCGGTTAGCCTCCATCGTGGAATCCACCCCTGACGCTATTATCGGACAAACACTCACGGGTCAAGTCACCAGTTGGAACAACGGAGCCGAACAGATGTTCGGATATTCGCCACAGGAGAGCATCGGGCAATATATGACATTTCTTTTTCCACCAGACCGGATTGCCGAAGAAAAGGATATTTTGGAAAAACTCCAGAGTGGGAAGCAGATTCAAAATTTTGAAACGATTCGCCGCCGGAAGGACGGACAGGAGATACCGGTATCGCTGACTATTTCCCCCATTATCGACCGATGGGGAAACGCTATTGGCGCCTCGAAAATTGCCCGGAATATTTCCCAGCAAAAGGAGCTGGAAAATCTCCTGGCTATACAAAACCTCACATTGGCCAGTCATGCAGCCTCTCTCAAGCAATCAAACGAAGATCTTGAACAATTTGCCTATATTGCCTCACATGATCTCCAAGAACCCCTCCGCACGATCCATGGCTTTACGCAATTGTTGGCGGAGCGCTATAAAGAGCAATTAGACAAACAGGGTCAGGAATTTATTGGATTCGTGACCGATGGAGCGAGTCGCATGCAAACACTCATTCAAGACCTCCTGAAATATTCCAGGATTCAGGCCCAGGAACAGAACCCTCTGCCGGTCAACACCGGGGAGGTGCTCCAAGAAATCCTTACACATCTCCGCATGACCATTGAGGACAAACAGGCTTCGATCACACATGACCCTCTGCCGATTATTCAGACCGATCGTTCGCATTTTCAACATCTACTCCAGAATCTGATCACCAACGCCATAAAATTTCACGGCCCGAAACCGCCGGAGATTCATATATCTGCTGAAGAAAGGTCCGACGGGTGGATTTTCTCGGTACAGGATAATGGGATCGGCGTCGGATCGGAATACTTCGAGCGGATCTTTCTTCCGTTCAAAAGACTCCACACGAGGGAAGAGTACCAGGGCACCGGAATCGGTCTGGCCATATGCAGGAAAATCGTGGAGCGCCGTGGTGGCCGCATCTGGGTCGAATCGGAAGCAGGAAAAGGAGCCAAGTTTTTCTTTACCCTACCTAAAAATCCGGAGAAAGTTCATGCAGAATCCTATTGA
- a CDS encoding response regulator: MSDLPSPTHSILLVEDNPSDAELVRERLKDASGMSPFHITRASTLKEALTILHSTPFDIILLDLNLPETNGLETLKQIRSANSTIPLVVLTVNEDEPLALEAIKLGAQDYLPKSSMNAVLLSRILYYAMEREKNERIRRDSERKYRLFVDGATGLAFILLDLDGNITHWNSGAERLLGYPEDAALNKHFSMLFTAEDQRTGRPETELRRAEALEKGDDDNWLVRADGSRFWASGAVTAIRDPNDKLIGFAKVVRDKSAQKDTSDKLAELNRTLEERVIQRTQELTRNQERLRAMASDLTVTEQRERRRLATDLHDYLAQLLVVCRLKLSQGQTISDKETLVKVIHEADTLLDQSLTYTRTLVSQLSPTCLYEFGLHAALVWLGSEMGKQGLTVTLKSEVETPNLPEDQAVLVFQSVRELLYNVLKHSGVNEVMVNLSLQGNHLLIEVKDAGCGFRENPEERNEQSPTNFGLFSIRERLEALGGEMVLHSAPQKGTQVLLRIPIEPSSEDLQIRDAKQTPVHAVKNAHFPRFPSEKIRILLADDHKMVREGFCHILNAQVDFEVVGEAEDGKHALALCESLRPDVVVMDLHMPKMDGLEAIKRIKQFLPDTVMIGLSVYDTPDVARWFQEAGAAAFVTKGGPAESLVTIVRKYWHQKNPA, translated from the coding sequence ATGAGCGATCTCCCATCCCCTACTCATTCCATCCTGTTAGTGGAGGACAATCCCTCCGACGCAGAATTAGTGCGCGAACGGCTGAAGGATGCCTCGGGCATGTCCCCCTTTCATATCACCCGCGCATCGACCCTCAAAGAGGCTCTGACCATCCTTCACAGCACACCGTTTGACATCATCCTTCTTGATTTAAACCTGCCGGAAACCAATGGCCTTGAAACGTTGAAACAAATCCGGTCGGCAAACTCGACCATTCCCCTTGTGGTGCTAACCGTCAATGAGGATGAACCTCTTGCCCTTGAAGCCATCAAATTAGGGGCACAGGATTATCTCCCGAAATCTTCCATGAATGCCGTGTTACTTTCCAGAATTTTGTACTATGCCATGGAACGGGAAAAGAATGAGCGGATTCGCCGTGATAGCGAAAGAAAGTACCGGTTATTTGTTGATGGAGCCACCGGCCTGGCTTTTATCCTGCTTGACTTGGATGGGAACATTACGCATTGGAATTCCGGAGCTGAACGGCTCCTGGGCTATCCCGAAGACGCGGCATTGAATAAACATTTTTCTATGCTCTTTACCGCTGAAGACCAACGCACTGGTCGCCCGGAAACCGAATTGCGGAGGGCGGAAGCGTTAGAAAAAGGGGACGATGACAATTGGCTGGTGCGCGCCGATGGTTCCCGATTTTGGGCTAGCGGCGCGGTGACGGCCATACGCGACCCCAACGACAAGCTGATCGGGTTTGCCAAGGTAGTTCGAGACAAAAGCGCTCAAAAAGATACCAGTGACAAATTGGCCGAATTGAATCGCACCCTGGAAGAGCGGGTGATCCAACGTACTCAGGAACTTACTCGGAACCAGGAACGGCTACGGGCCATGGCTTCCGATCTCACGGTAACCGAACAACGGGAACGACGCCGGTTGGCGACCGACCTTCATGATTATCTGGCTCAGCTCCTTGTTGTTTGTCGACTGAAATTAAGTCAAGGTCAAACGATTTCCGATAAGGAAACCCTTGTAAAGGTGATTCATGAAGCGGATACCCTCTTGGACCAATCCTTGACCTATACACGGACATTGGTCAGCCAACTCAGTCCGACCTGTCTCTATGAATTCGGACTCCATGCCGCTCTCGTCTGGTTGGGATCTGAAATGGGAAAACAGGGATTAACCGTCACGTTAAAAAGTGAAGTCGAGACGCCAAATCTGCCGGAGGATCAGGCCGTGCTTGTGTTCCAATCCGTCAGGGAACTGTTATATAACGTACTTAAACATTCCGGAGTGAATGAGGTGATGGTCAATCTGTCTCTTCAGGGTAACCATCTGCTGATCGAAGTGAAGGATGCTGGCTGCGGGTTTAGGGAAAATCCTGAAGAGCGAAATGAACAATCCCCAACCAATTTTGGACTCTTTAGTATCCGGGAGCGCTTGGAGGCCCTCGGCGGAGAAATGGTTCTCCATTCAGCCCCGCAGAAAGGAACTCAAGTCCTGCTGCGTATTCCAATAGAACCCAGTAGTGAGGATCTCCAAATACGCGATGCCAAACAGACTCCAGTGCATGCCGTCAAAAATGCCCATTTCCCCCGTTTTCCTTCAGAAAAAATTCGGATTCTTCTCGCAGATGATCATAAGATGGTCCGTGAAGGGTTTTGCCACATTCTGAACGCTCAAGTGGATTTCGAAGTGGTGGGAGAGGCAGAAGACGGAAAGCATGCCCTTGCCCTCTGTGAGTCACTCCGTCCCGACGTCGTGGTGATGGATCTTCATATGCCCAAGATGGACGGTCTGGAAGCCATCAAAAGAATCAAACAATTCCTTCCCGACACGGTGATGATCGGATTATCTGTGTATGACACGCCGGACGTGGCTCGATGGTTCCAAGAGGCAGGAGCAGCGGCATTTGTCACCAAAGGAGGTCCGGCTGAAAGCTTAGTCACCATCGTCAGAAAATATTGGCATCAAAAAAACCCCGCTTAG